In Desulfobaculum bizertense DSM 18034, a genomic segment contains:
- a CDS encoding glycosyltransferase family 2 protein, with protein MNVSVLIVSFNTQNMLRDCLASLYEACKSDPPEVIVADNDSHDGSAQMVRDEFPQATVIDTGANLGFAAAVNLAYAQSHGEFIALLNPDAEFKGETLTKAVAFMQEPEHDRVGMCGGRVFNAQGALEPSARRFSSALFKFFDQSGLSTRYASSKFFGAGDYRWFDHQHPMQVDWVPGTFIVIRRTTLEELGFFDERYFMYYEEQDLCLRASRAMWRVWFVPGADVVHIGGGASRTRKDQKFDSAGSQLRSFRMRSEWLFFRKNYGLFSVISNASVEAGWHLLRYLLHCRPGEEHASKRSESWGIVQDVQHSLAETRWGSVSPPRPW; from the coding sequence ATGAATGTTTCCGTGCTGATTGTCAGCTTTAATACGCAGAATATGCTTCGGGACTGTCTGGCTTCACTCTATGAGGCCTGCAAAAGCGATCCGCCGGAGGTCATTGTTGCAGATAATGATTCGCACGATGGCTCGGCACAGATGGTTCGGGATGAATTCCCGCAGGCGACAGTCATTGATACCGGAGCGAATCTTGGGTTTGCCGCTGCGGTGAACCTTGCCTATGCCCAGTCGCATGGTGAATTCATTGCGCTATTAAACCCTGATGCCGAGTTTAAGGGAGAAACCCTGACCAAGGCTGTGGCCTTTATGCAGGAGCCTGAGCACGACCGGGTCGGCATGTGCGGTGGACGGGTTTTTAATGCGCAGGGAGCGCTTGAGCCATCTGCCCGGCGTTTTTCCTCCGCGCTGTTTAAGTTTTTTGATCAGTCTGGACTGTCGACCCGTTATGCCAGCTCAAAGTTTTTTGGAGCTGGGGACTATCGCTGGTTTGATCATCAGCACCCCATGCAGGTGGACTGGGTGCCGGGAACCTTTATCGTGATTCGTCGGACAACACTGGAAGAACTGGGATTCTTTGATGAACGGTATTTCATGTATTACGAGGAGCAGGACCTGTGCCTGCGGGCAAGCCGGGCCATGTGGCGCGTGTGGTTTGTGCCGGGGGCGGATGTCGTTCACATAGGTGGGGGCGCAAGCCGAACTCGAAAAGATCAAAAGTTTGATTCTGCCGGTTCGCAGCTCCGTTCATTTCGAATGCGGAGCGAATGGCTTTTTTTCCGCAAAAATTATGGACTGTTCTCGGTCATAAGCAATGCCAGTGTTGAGGCTGGCTGGCACCTTTTGCGATACCTTTTGCACTGCCGTCCCGGTGAGGAGCACGCCAGTAAGCGTTCAGAATCGTGGGGGATTGTGCAGGACGTTCAGCACTCTTTAGCCGAAACCCGGTGGGGGAGCGTTTCTCCTCCGCGCCCGTGGTAG
- a CDS encoding serine O-acetyltransferase: MFEHIRSDFVTHERDLFRQGFWVMCVYRFGRWRYGIRFSLVRKFFSLLYKIAYKLVQILTGVELPCEAELGDRFRIDHFGDIIISGYARFGDDCVVRNGVTVGLRHEREPAAPRIGHRVSIGAGAKVLGPITLGDDVDVGANAVVIHDVPERHIAVGIPARNIPKKTL, encoded by the coding sequence ATGTTCGAACACATCCGTAGCGATTTTGTAACGCATGAACGTGACCTGTTTCGGCAGGGCTTTTGGGTGATGTGCGTCTATCGCTTTGGACGCTGGCGCTATGGGATTCGCTTTTCACTGGTTCGCAAGTTTTTTTCGCTCCTCTACAAGATTGCCTACAAGCTGGTGCAGATTCTGACTGGTGTTGAGCTGCCTTGTGAGGCCGAGCTTGGGGACCGTTTTCGTATCGATCATTTTGGAGACATTATCATCAGTGGCTATGCCCGTTTTGGAGATGACTGCGTGGTGCGAAATGGCGTGACGGTTGGTCTGCGGCATGAACGTGAGCCAGCAGCGCCCCGGATTGGGCACCGGGTCAGCATTGGGGCCGGGGCCAAGGTCTTGGGTCCGATTACCCTTGGGGATGACGTGGATGTTGGGGCAAATGCTGTTGTTATTCATGACGTGCCGGAGCGGCATATTGCCGTTGGAATCCCTGCACGGAATATCCCAAAGAAGACGTTATGA
- a CDS encoding polysaccharide biosynthesis/export family protein: protein MTEHANIDVVVIGVNAAATLRDCLESVQHSHWPQDALRLFYVDGGSVDESCDIALECGAELLHLEHGIAPTPGRGRNVGWQAGKAPYVQFLDSDTLLDPEWLATGMSLLQAEHSCAAVFGNRREQNPSASVYNWIADLEWNPPAGKVAAFGGDVLVRREALAKVGGYDEILVAGEDPDCSLRIGERGWSIEHVDVPMTMHDIGMTKLSQWARRAFRTGYGYAAVTHRHFRSQESFWKYECGRILARGGAALCAVLCFLLGLFSAPWLWGTAVAGFVLLYPRIFSIRKFMAQKQITRPKARTYAWHCTMVVVPQIFGMFRYMWGILTGQPLQNAVKKLATAGQRLGLFVVLALLVTLSACNPIRPEIVPDEHSVGEFKTDEGAIKSRFATEEAIAAFSQEVPNTYLMGPGDSLELKVWQRPELSDRNIRVAPDGTISVMRIGMVQVKGRSIQDVTREISKRLSKFYERPEVRLSVSRYANNKAFVLGRVTNPGLITFEGEGTLLEALALCGGLPLLRKEAFLSKCAIIRGRDRIVWVDLGDLLEGNMALNAKIMNNDVIYIPESEDKVAYVMGYVRSPGAIRLKSRITVLDAIMHSGGPAQGADMSRCYLVRNKGGKPLIRRISLRDVVEKGDFSRNYIVEDNDVIYIGSSAMTDFNYVMRSIIPMMDVLDLGTNVLERFGVMPHLREDWWGCLDCDQQDLKTDDDDD from the coding sequence ATGACAGAGCATGCAAATATAGATGTGGTCGTCATTGGGGTGAATGCTGCGGCAACCCTCAGGGACTGCCTGGAAAGTGTCCAGCATTCACACTGGCCTCAGGATGCCCTTCGGCTTTTTTATGTTGATGGTGGTTCTGTGGATGAGAGCTGTGACATCGCGCTGGAGTGCGGGGCTGAGCTACTGCATCTGGAGCATGGCATAGCGCCGACCCCCGGGCGCGGGCGCAATGTAGGGTGGCAGGCTGGTAAGGCACCCTATGTTCAGTTTTTGGATTCCGATACGCTTTTGGACCCGGAGTGGCTTGCTACAGGCATGAGCCTGCTTCAGGCAGAGCACAGTTGCGCGGCTGTTTTCGGGAATCGTCGAGAACAGAATCCGTCTGCCTCTGTGTACAACTGGATTGCGGATTTGGAGTGGAATCCACCCGCAGGGAAGGTTGCTGCATTTGGTGGAGATGTTCTGGTGCGCCGTGAGGCTTTGGCCAAAGTTGGCGGCTACGACGAAATTTTGGTTGCTGGCGAGGACCCGGACTGCTCGCTTCGCATTGGCGAACGAGGCTGGAGCATTGAGCATGTGGATGTGCCCATGACGATGCACGATATTGGGATGACGAAGCTTTCGCAGTGGGCGCGCCGGGCTTTTCGTACGGGCTATGGCTATGCCGCTGTGACACATCGCCATTTTCGTTCGCAGGAGAGCTTCTGGAAATATGAATGCGGGCGAATCCTTGCTCGTGGTGGGGCGGCACTGTGCGCAGTGCTGTGTTTTCTTTTGGGGCTTTTTTCTGCTCCGTGGCTTTGGGGCACTGCCGTTGCAGGTTTTGTCCTTTTGTACCCCCGGATTTTTTCCATCAGGAAGTTCATGGCGCAAAAGCAGATTACGCGGCCCAAGGCGCGAACATATGCATGGCACTGCACAATGGTTGTTGTGCCCCAAATTTTTGGAATGTTTCGCTATATGTGGGGAATCCTGACGGGGCAGCCTCTTCAGAACGCTGTGAAAAAGCTGGCCACAGCCGGGCAGCGTTTGGGGCTGTTTGTGGTTTTGGCTCTGCTTGTGACCTTGAGTGCCTGTAATCCTATTCGGCCTGAAATTGTTCCAGATGAGCATAGCGTCGGAGAGTTTAAGACTGACGAAGGTGCAATTAAATCCCGATTCGCAACAGAAGAGGCCATTGCCGCGTTTTCGCAGGAAGTGCCCAATACCTACCTGATGGGACCAGGGGACTCTCTGGAACTCAAAGTCTGGCAGCGGCCCGAACTCTCTGATCGTAATATTCGGGTGGCCCCGGACGGGACCATTAGCGTGATGCGCATTGGCATGGTGCAGGTCAAGGGACGGAGCATTCAGGACGTCACCCGTGAGATCAGCAAGCGGCTGAGCAAATTTTATGAGCGACCGGAAGTCCGGCTCTCCGTGTCCCGCTATGCGAACAACAAAGCCTTTGTACTGGGGCGTGTGACCAATCCGGGCCTGATTACTTTTGAAGGCGAGGGGACGCTTTTGGAAGCCTTGGCATTATGCGGTGGTCTGCCGCTGTTGCGCAAGGAAGCCTTTTTGTCCAAGTGCGCCATTATTCGGGGACGGGACCGCATTGTGTGGGTTGATCTTGGTGATCTGCTTGAGGGAAACATGGCGCTTAATGCCAAAATCATGAACAACGACGTTATTTATATTCCTGAAAGCGAAGACAAGGTGGCCTACGTGATGGGCTATGTCCGTTCTCCCGGAGCGATACGCCTCAAGAGTCGTATTACGGTGCTGGATGCGATTATGCATTCTGGTGGACCCGCGCAGGGGGCAGACATGAGCCGCTGTTATCTGGTGCGCAACAAGGGTGGAAAGCCGCTCATTCGGCGCATCAGTTTGCGGGATGTTGTGGAGAAGGGAGACTTTTCCAGAAATTACATCGTGGAAGACAACGACGTTATCTACATAGGCTCGTCTGCAATGACGGACTTCAACTACGTGATGCGCTCAATTATCCCAATGATGGACGTTTTGGATCTTGGCACCAATGTTTTGGAACGCTTTGGCGTCATGCCACATCTGCGTGAGGACTGGTGGGGATGTCTGGATTGTGACCAGCAGGATCTCAAGACAGATGATGATGACGACTAG
- a CDS encoding MATE family efflux transporter, producing MGTGKTKTLGRRVAAGSIMGMGANVVFLASRLALTPFILAYVSLADFGLWSVCFIVLSYAGLTAFGIQNAYVKYVAQYNAEGNLESASVLVSTGLVVMTGVSLVLFAALLGCVPLFMTLFDIDPDLRELAGFMILGTAAAFLLDLTFSAFRGVLEGMQEIVLSRSVWLAATLLELALVFVFLPLGYGIRGVLYAYALKTVFEVLVNMLFAFRKVPGLRVGPRYVRREALHALFVFGGKVQFLGVLGIFLGTFDRIVTTAMLGLSATGLFEVARKLPFTGRSITGAAFVPFLPAASSLGGDWLESPAPTVQQKFRKYMALCLLALVGSCFLIAPLAFYDWQQRGYGWSEPSFWAMCLSVLLLFLPGIQIFAWLRRFISGGEYLESPKLVELYLTGCRHINLVNFTLYAFLAAAANELLYTWLGTGYDGAEHIMRVICIVSLVHLATGAGTAVFKGVNRTGRELEYTLMQLVLALLWIPGLAWSYGLYGAVLGVALSTIPPSCYFIVRTNQALRIAWREYFVRTVLPGFAPILSGGLVWLVLSQLPQFSRWTTLFVLGGLGLGYLTVTAFLLWALFVTQEEMGMVRNAFSRLWAKLRG from the coding sequence ATGGGGACAGGCAAGACCAAGACGCTGGGCCGCAGGGTCGCTGCAGGGTCAATTATGGGGATGGGCGCGAACGTTGTCTTTTTGGCAAGTCGCCTTGCTCTGACTCCCTTTATTCTGGCCTATGTTTCACTGGCAGATTTTGGTCTGTGGTCTGTGTGCTTTATTGTCCTTTCCTACGCCGGACTGACTGCTTTTGGCATTCAGAATGCCTACGTCAAATACGTTGCGCAGTATAATGCAGAAGGAAATCTTGAATCCGCCAGTGTCTTGGTGAGCACCGGGCTTGTGGTGATGACGGGTGTGAGCCTTGTGCTTTTTGCTGCGCTTCTTGGGTGTGTGCCGCTGTTTATGACCCTTTTTGATATTGATCCCGACCTGCGTGAGCTGGCGGGGTTCATGATTTTGGGAACGGCTGCGGCATTTTTGCTGGATCTGACTTTTTCGGCCTTTCGGGGCGTTTTGGAAGGCATGCAGGAAATCGTGCTCTCCCGGTCCGTCTGGCTTGCGGCGACTCTTTTGGAACTGGCCCTTGTTTTTGTCTTTTTGCCTCTTGGCTACGGCATTCGGGGTGTGCTCTACGCATACGCTCTCAAGACGGTTTTTGAAGTCCTGGTCAATATGCTCTTTGCCTTCCGCAAAGTTCCGGGCCTGAGGGTTGGGCCTCGCTATGTGCGCCGGGAAGCCCTGCACGCGCTGTTTGTGTTTGGTGGGAAAGTACAGTTCCTTGGTGTGCTTGGGATTTTTCTTGGAACCTTTGACCGTATCGTTACGACGGCCATGCTTGGCCTTTCTGCCACTGGCCTTTTTGAAGTTGCCAGAAAACTTCCGTTCACGGGGCGGAGTATCACGGGCGCTGCGTTTGTTCCGTTTTTGCCTGCTGCGTCAAGCCTTGGTGGGGACTGGCTTGAGAGTCCTGCTCCCACTGTGCAGCAAAAATTTCGGAAGTATATGGCGCTGTGCCTGCTTGCTCTTGTTGGGTCCTGTTTTTTGATTGCTCCGCTGGCATTTTATGACTGGCAGCAGCGCGGCTATGGCTGGAGCGAACCGTCGTTTTGGGCCATGTGCCTAAGTGTGTTGCTGCTTTTTCTTCCGGGAATTCAGATTTTTGCATGGCTTCGCCGTTTCATAAGCGGCGGTGAATATCTGGAGTCTCCCAAGCTTGTTGAGCTGTACCTCACAGGCTGTCGGCACATCAATCTGGTGAATTTTACGCTCTATGCATTTTTGGCGGCAGCAGCAAATGAACTGCTCTATACGTGGCTCGGAACAGGATATGATGGCGCAGAACACATAATGCGTGTTATTTGTATTGTGAGTCTCGTGCATCTGGCGACAGGAGCGGGCACTGCGGTGTTCAAGGGTGTGAATCGCACCGGGCGTGAGCTTGAATACACGCTCATGCAGCTTGTCCTCGCACTTTTGTGGATTCCGGGGCTGGCATGGAGCTATGGCCTTTATGGTGCAGTTCTTGGCGTGGCACTGAGCACCATCCCGCCAAGTTGCTATTTTATTGTTCGCACAAATCAGGCCCTGCGGATTGCATGGCGAGAGTACTTTGTCCGCACCGTGCTTCCGGGCTTTGCTCCCATCTTGAGTGGTGGGCTTGTCTGGCTTGTGCTTTCCCAGCTTCCGCAGTTCTCCCGGTGGACAACGTTGTTTGTCCTTGGCGGGCTGGGGCTGGGATATTTGACCGTTACCGCATTTCTCCTTTGGGCACTTTTTGTGACGCAGGAGGAGATGGGGATGGTGCGGAACGCGTTTTCTCGACTGTGGGCAAAGCTGAGAGGTTAA
- a CDS encoding GumC family protein: protein MSETPSLGPPRVMGSKGKPFDVPGAISRYMKVIVVLGLGLFMLLAPLAFIMSKPFYEVSGSLRLTREIPPIITNFGQRQISSYFRDYAQTQLRVLMAEQTLQQAWERLPENFQENILPGVKDSKLAAQLLPRKLNAGVVYGTTFLTLGASGNVPEGLAELVNTVMLVFAERVQQEEAGIDSSRIVGFRKEREKLAANVEELSNELERIGSKVRTSTFTEQFNLSSKLQNEMQKAWVQAYADLLNKENAYKSIKGQAEQIRKLPIQSLADEMVAGDESLWSISYWTYKTMQEMRATIDGTTSSNPDRRYIEARMGSMKNYETQLKERISARALRIVGDKRDYELDRRVIEARHQFEAALRTEENLREKLNIAEKEVAETSQGILKAQRIAARVEHAREQLFRFDERLGDLAAEAGSGVSRVVIQTFASPPIAPAGNSFKKLLIMCFALSFGSVGCVFLAGDLVDGRIRSPKDMGHAVDGQVSWPISKYDGDFARVSLESPTDVSAKAIRSLADKLNDEHAANGAKIVLFSGAGRECGSTTLALNTAHALTMHSPRVLLAEINSVSHGLSEIMGHDRKAGVPIEESGEHDVAFLDAIMRDEERKIWILFVDESHWLDLEANRFVSVLESLKKSYDFIVIDSGPVLMSDLTEFMARHTDIAVLVGQGDGSLYKNARFSAELFRMLEVPALAAVLNWGAKRIPSSLEKFVARVPLLAKLVHHSRRI, encoded by the coding sequence ATGTCAGAGACACCCTCTTTAGGTCCTCCCAGAGTGATGGGAAGCAAAGGCAAACCCTTTGATGTTCCGGGGGCAATTTCCCGGTACATGAAGGTTATTGTTGTGCTGGGTCTCGGTCTGTTCATGCTGCTTGCACCGCTGGCGTTTATTATGAGCAAGCCATTCTATGAAGTGAGTGGCTCTTTGCGCTTGACCCGTGAAATTCCTCCAATCATTACGAATTTTGGACAGCGCCAAATTTCCAGCTATTTCCGCGACTATGCCCAGACTCAGCTTCGGGTGCTGATGGCGGAGCAGACGCTTCAGCAGGCATGGGAGCGTTTGCCTGAGAATTTTCAGGAAAATATTCTTCCCGGCGTGAAGGATTCCAAACTTGCAGCTCAGCTTTTGCCCAGAAAACTGAACGCAGGGGTGGTGTATGGAACGACGTTTTTGACCCTTGGAGCGAGTGGTAATGTTCCCGAAGGACTGGCGGAGTTGGTCAACACCGTCATGCTTGTTTTTGCTGAACGCGTGCAGCAGGAAGAAGCGGGAATTGATTCTTCCCGTATTGTTGGTTTTCGCAAAGAACGGGAGAAGCTTGCTGCGAACGTCGAAGAGTTGTCCAACGAACTGGAACGCATAGGAAGCAAGGTCCGCACGAGTACGTTTACTGAACAGTTTAACCTGTCCAGCAAGCTGCAGAACGAGATGCAAAAAGCGTGGGTTCAGGCTTATGCTGATTTGCTGAACAAGGAGAATGCCTACAAGAGCATCAAGGGGCAGGCTGAGCAGATTCGAAAGCTTCCCATTCAGTCTCTTGCCGATGAAATGGTTGCTGGTGACGAGTCCTTGTGGAGCATCAGCTACTGGACATACAAGACCATGCAGGAAATGCGGGCTACCATTGATGGAACGACGTCGAGCAACCCGGACCGGCGCTACATTGAGGCCCGCATGGGGTCCATGAAGAATTATGAAACGCAGCTGAAAGAACGAATTTCTGCCCGCGCGTTACGTATTGTTGGGGATAAGCGGGATTACGAGCTGGACCGGAGAGTCATTGAGGCCCGTCATCAGTTTGAAGCGGCGCTGCGTACAGAAGAAAATTTGCGAGAAAAGCTGAACATTGCAGAGAAGGAAGTTGCAGAGACTTCGCAGGGTATTCTCAAAGCGCAACGGATTGCCGCCCGGGTGGAACACGCCCGCGAGCAGCTGTTTCGTTTTGATGAACGTTTGGGTGACCTTGCTGCAGAAGCAGGAAGCGGAGTCAGCCGCGTTGTTATTCAAACCTTTGCGAGTCCGCCCATTGCCCCGGCTGGAAACAGCTTCAAAAAGCTGCTTATTATGTGCTTTGCCCTGTCTTTTGGCAGTGTGGGCTGTGTGTTCCTTGCTGGTGATCTTGTGGATGGGCGAATCCGGAGCCCCAAAGACATGGGGCATGCAGTGGATGGGCAGGTCTCGTGGCCTATTTCTAAATATGATGGTGACTTTGCGCGAGTCTCTCTTGAAAGCCCAACAGACGTGAGCGCCAAAGCTATTCGCAGCCTTGCGGATAAGCTCAATGACGAGCACGCCGCAAATGGTGCCAAGATTGTTCTTTTTTCTGGTGCAGGACGGGAGTGCGGCTCGACAACCCTTGCCCTGAACACGGCCCATGCTCTGACCATGCACTCGCCGCGAGTGCTTTTGGCCGAGATTAACTCGGTGAGTCATGGCTTGTCCGAAATCATGGGGCATGATCGCAAGGCGGGCGTGCCTATTGAAGAGAGTGGCGAACATGATGTGGCGTTTTTGGACGCAATCATGCGCGATGAAGAACGGAAAATCTGGATTCTGTTTGTGGACGAAAGCCATTGGCTGGATCTTGAAGCCAACCGTTTTGTTTCTGTGCTGGAATCTCTGAAAAAAAGCTATGATTTCATCGTTATTGACTCTGGTCCTGTGCTCATGAGTGACCTGACCGAGTTTATGGCTCGGCATACGGATATTGCTGTGCTCGTGGGGCAGGGTGACGGGAGCCTTTACAAGAATGCGCGTTTTTCTGCTGAGCTGTTCCGCATGCTGGAAGTCCCGGCACTGGCTGCCGTACTCAACTGGGGCGCAAAGCGCATACCAAGCAGTTTGGAAAAATTTGTGGCGCGTGTGCCGCTGCTTGCGAAACTGGTTCATCATTCCCGACGCATCTAG
- a CDS encoding glycosyltransferase family 4 protein, with protein sequence MKKRRILLVQYGDYAEALKARDEGREENYRAQFYSLDAVDELVQDGECCVICLDAGPYEVLHGSYTVYAGHYEPQTHGRQYHKDAEIAAERLFDVAKSFEPTHAILRAPGWVLTRLGRKLVEHGVPVLPLLADYFPHGGLKNWLRNKSVVSLLNDERIVLCSNHNRPACCSMKAAGITPEKIVPWDWPASHLPEDSPPKELTHQHPVVFYAGMMLTEKGVPELLHAVVLLHERGIPVRAVLCGVGPDEKQFMDLAQELGCADSVDFLGQTANSTVLQKMHEAQLVVVPSRHEYPEGLPSVIYEAFETRTPAVLSDHPTFVESLRDGEGCRFFTAGDESSCADCIQESLQDAAAYAVLSETTEAAWKRIRCPVAFREVLLDWANAVEHGTAPRLLEQSLAAEEGA encoded by the coding sequence ATGAAAAAACGCCGGATTCTGCTTGTTCAGTATGGCGATTATGCAGAAGCCCTCAAGGCTCGCGATGAAGGTCGTGAAGAAAACTATCGTGCCCAGTTTTACAGCCTCGATGCTGTGGATGAATTGGTGCAGGATGGTGAGTGCTGCGTCATCTGTCTGGATGCGGGACCGTATGAAGTCCTGCACGGGAGCTACACTGTTTATGCTGGGCACTACGAGCCGCAGACGCACGGACGCCAGTATCACAAGGACGCTGAGATTGCGGCTGAGCGCCTTTTTGATGTGGCGAAAAGCTTTGAGCCTACGCATGCTATTCTGCGTGCTCCGGGCTGGGTGCTGACTCGTCTTGGTCGAAAGCTTGTGGAACACGGTGTGCCTGTTTTGCCTCTTCTTGCGGACTATTTCCCGCATGGGGGGCTAAAGAATTGGCTGCGAAACAAGTCCGTGGTTTCGCTTCTCAACGATGAGCGTATTGTCTTGTGCTCCAATCATAATCGTCCGGCGTGTTGTTCCATGAAAGCTGCGGGCATTACTCCAGAGAAAATTGTTCCGTGGGACTGGCCTGCATCCCATTTGCCAGAGGATTCTCCGCCAAAGGAACTCACGCATCAGCACCCGGTTGTGTTTTATGCTGGAATGATGCTGACTGAGAAAGGGGTCCCAGAACTTTTGCACGCCGTGGTGCTGCTTCATGAACGCGGCATCCCTGTGCGGGCTGTTTTGTGTGGTGTTGGTCCTGATGAAAAGCAGTTTATGGATCTGGCTCAGGAGCTGGGCTGTGCGGACTCTGTGGATTTTTTGGGGCAGACGGCAAACAGTACCGTGCTCCAGAAAATGCACGAGGCACAGCTTGTTGTTGTGCCCAGTCGGCATGAATATCCAGAGGGGCTGCCGAGTGTGATTTATGAAGCTTTTGAAACCCGGACTCCGGCTGTTTTGTCAGATCATCCAACCTTTGTGGAATCTCTTCGTGATGGTGAAGGATGTCGGTTCTTTACCGCAGGAGATGAAAGCTCGTGTGCAGACTGCATTCAGGAATCCTTGCAGGACGCCGCAGCGTATGCCGTACTTTCGGAAACAACCGAAGCCGCGTGGAAAAGGATTCGGTGCCCGGTGGCGTTTCGTGAAGTGTTGCTGGACTGGGCAAATGCAGTGGAACATGGCACGGCCCCTCGGCTTTTGGAGCAGAGCCTTGCCGCAGAGGAGGGAGCATGA
- a CDS encoding glycosyltransferase family 4 protein, whose amino-acid sequence MKRLRVLMLMEQVNPEWASVPLVGYNFWKSISALCDTVLVTHYRNREALEKVRDGQKIVYIREPEWVRRWYAWVHGTTSKKGVNWPLQHALSYPVYASFNRQAYDMYRAPVLRGEFDLVHAMTPILPRYPVKMVKACTQQVPLVLGPVNGGLPFPEGFSETARKEFAAFNFLRSGTRFIPGYAETYRNAELVLAGSSYTQGMLQERFDLPDDSLRLMFENGIREETLSGPRAGFARPGVLQALFVGRLVPYKGADMALRAVRMAREATGKDIRLTIVGDGSERAALEQLAAEQLPEDAVHFTGWIEQEKTADYYSQSDVFVFPSVREFGGAVALEAMAAGLPCVVADHGGIGEYVTSESGYKYPPNSREQLSYDVSQGLAEIAENEELWRKMSDAAREQAASFAWPRKAEQMLAFFEEALERRKGRGPE is encoded by the coding sequence ATGAAGCGTCTTCGTGTGTTGATGCTCATGGAGCAGGTCAACCCGGAATGGGCATCTGTTCCCCTTGTTGGGTATAATTTTTGGAAGAGTATTAGTGCCCTGTGCGATACTGTTCTTGTGACCCATTACCGCAATCGTGAGGCTTTGGAGAAGGTCCGGGATGGCCAAAAGATTGTGTATATTCGAGAGCCTGAATGGGTGCGACGCTGGTATGCCTGGGTGCATGGGACAACCTCAAAAAAAGGCGTGAACTGGCCCTTGCAGCATGCGCTGTCCTATCCCGTCTATGCGTCTTTTAATCGGCAGGCGTATGACATGTACCGTGCCCCTGTGCTCAGGGGAGAATTTGACCTGGTCCATGCGATGACGCCAATTCTGCCACGCTATCCTGTCAAAATGGTCAAGGCCTGTACGCAGCAGGTGCCTTTGGTGCTTGGTCCTGTCAATGGCGGGTTGCCATTCCCTGAGGGCTTTTCTGAAACAGCACGCAAGGAGTTCGCTGCGTTTAATTTCCTGCGCTCAGGAACCCGGTTCATTCCGGGCTATGCGGAGACCTACAGGAATGCTGAGTTGGTCCTGGCGGGGTCGAGCTACACGCAGGGCATGTTACAGGAGCGCTTTGATCTTCCTGATGATTCGCTCCGGCTTATGTTTGAAAACGGCATCCGGGAAGAGACGCTTTCTGGACCGCGGGCAGGTTTTGCCCGTCCGGGTGTTTTGCAGGCGCTCTTTGTGGGGCGGCTTGTGCCATACAAAGGGGCAGACATGGCGCTTCGGGCTGTGCGCATGGCTCGTGAAGCAACAGGCAAAGATATTCGCCTGACTATCGTTGGAGATGGCTCGGAGCGGGCCGCGCTTGAACAGCTTGCTGCGGAGCAGCTCCCGGAAGACGCTGTTCATTTTACGGGCTGGATCGAACAGGAAAAGACCGCGGACTATTACTCGCAGTCTGATGTTTTTGTGTTTCCGTCTGTTCGCGAATTTGGTGGAGCGGTTGCGCTTGAGGCAATGGCCGCCGGGTTGCCCTGTGTGGTCGCAGATCATGGGGGCATTGGTGAGTATGTCACCTCAGAATCGGGCTATAAGTATCCCCCCAATTCCCGTGAACAGTTGAGCTATGACGTGTCGCAGGGATTGGCAGAGATAGCCGAGAACGAAGAGCTGTGGCGAAAGATGTCGGATGCTGCACGAGAGCAGGCTGCGTCTTTTGCATGGCCCAGAAAAGCAGAGCAGATGCTGGCCTTTTTTGAGGAGGCTCTGGAGCGCAGAAAAGGGCGGGGGCCAGAGTGA